In one window of Spartinivicinus marinus DNA:
- a CDS encoding CesT family type III secretion system chaperone produces the protein MVTLAALVDSLTKKLQISQWQISGDSTYQLDVDGSISLTLFTARQRVFIISAFGQLSDDLIDYPHQLARIYQLALLRASDYQDALITTDKKQMQLQRQLVLNGLTSDQFEAAISAQLNYADELLLIIQQSHSQKLTNSNVWFP, from the coding sequence TTGGTTACTTTAGCTGCACTTGTAGACTCATTAACTAAAAAATTACAGATAAGTCAATGGCAAATAAGTGGTGATAGTACGTATCAGCTTGATGTTGATGGCTCGATTTCATTGACACTTTTTACAGCTAGACAACGAGTTTTTATTATTTCAGCGTTTGGTCAGTTGAGTGATGACCTGATAGATTACCCTCATCAGTTAGCGCGTATCTACCAGCTAGCGTTATTAAGAGCGAGTGATTACCAAGATGCCTTGATAACGACCGATAAAAAACAAATGCAACTACAGCGACAATTGGTTTTAAATGGGTTAACAAGCGATCAGTTTGAAGCAGCCATTTCAGCGCAGCTTAATTATGCAGATGAGTTATTGTTGATTATTCAACAGTCACACTCGCAAAAATTAACCAATAGTAATGTGTGGTTTCCCTAG
- a CDS encoding SctK family type III secretion system sorting platform protein has translation MSTTLEVAIAEFNWSLLNTMHPSQLAVFEQEPWWQTIAVDHRFTAIVDQYLLNSLALSHCPDYDFQQPLKRIALLDHESILQWLLAIGVTLHSHTIKQTIWRQQQLLIKEQIGEQWYQFALTNGLFLYHQPIASIDQWLTELTINEHYCEQLLIVGLAVWQACLENSTDGWWQRLQLKLPISLSLEKFSPFPELGEQLITLSKMLEKLIHQVCPHVFDH, from the coding sequence TTGAGTACAACACTTGAGGTAGCTATTGCAGAGTTTAACTGGTCGCTACTTAATACCATGCATCCAAGCCAATTAGCTGTATTTGAGCAGGAACCCTGGTGGCAGACGATAGCCGTGGATCACCGATTTACGGCTATTGTAGACCAATATTTACTTAACAGTTTAGCCTTATCCCACTGCCCTGATTATGACTTTCAACAACCGTTGAAACGAATTGCGCTACTTGATCACGAGAGTATTCTGCAATGGCTATTGGCCATTGGTGTTACTCTACACTCTCATACCATTAAGCAAACTATTTGGCGCCAGCAACAATTGCTAATTAAAGAGCAAATTGGTGAGCAATGGTATCAGTTTGCTTTAACTAACGGCTTATTTTTATATCATCAGCCTATCGCTTCTATTGATCAGTGGCTTACAGAGTTAACTATCAATGAGCACTATTGTGAGCAACTATTAATTGTTGGTCTAGCTGTGTGGCAAGCCTGTTTAGAAAATTCAACCGATGGTTGGTGGCAACGATTGCAGTTGAAGTTACCCATTAGCCTTTCCCTGGAAAAGTTTTCGCCTTTTCCTGAGTTGGGGGAGCAGTTAATCACTTTAAGCAAAATGTTAGAAAAACTGATTCATCAGGTGTGCCCGCATGTTTTCGATCACTAA
- the sctC gene encoding type III secretion system outer membrane ring subunit SctC produces MQLSRLYSKVLILAWIAWYPGTVFSAQPNWSGKPFSYVARGQSLGEILTSFASSYSIPVVISEAVDDTVNGELKQDTPIAFLDYLAKVYNLTWYFDGHILYIYKTNETKSKLIKLTSFLDASQLKRYLDKLGIWDRRFNWRVIPSKDLVYVAGPPRYVELVSETVAALEKKIVNQQQDQMVVEVFPLKYAWAVDREYSFRGKQVVMPGIATILNQMIRGNQPPKSNTTNDAYGLTKLKGQGLVKSAPHQSSTSPTNPTADTSGLPAAMQGPTIEADPRQNAVLIRDVRAQMPIYQDLIRKLDQPQGQVEIGLSIIDISRSDIDELGINWYAQKRSGDGIFEVVTQPRTSQPVSTLLTQGSDFFLAKIRLLAEDGKAQVLSQPTVLTLNNVEAVFDQSTTFYVRLAGQEEVDLVPVTVGTVLKVTPRIVSERGANRVHMDINIEDGNQTDDQVDSIPTTQKATISTQAVVGEQQSLLIGGLYRDSEEQTENKVPVLGDIPFIGALFRSTEKTKRKIVRLFLIQPRIVADPLKVANELTQNAMALSQLPSINQRLSANRAVPDAGFCHSKKSAQAILNALKRQQIKVHTEVCYLTNGQSGFYIKPVQQGTL; encoded by the coding sequence ATGCAGTTAAGTCGTCTATACAGTAAAGTGCTCATTTTGGCGTGGATAGCTTGGTATCCTGGCACCGTTTTTTCTGCTCAGCCCAATTGGTCAGGAAAGCCTTTTAGTTATGTGGCACGTGGCCAATCGCTGGGTGAAATTCTGACCAGTTTTGCTTCAAGTTACAGTATTCCAGTAGTCATTAGTGAAGCGGTGGATGATACGGTAAATGGTGAGTTAAAACAGGATACCCCCATAGCTTTTTTGGATTATCTTGCCAAAGTTTATAATTTAACCTGGTATTTTGATGGGCATATTTTATACATCTATAAAACCAATGAAACTAAAAGCAAGTTGATTAAGCTCACCAGCTTTTTAGATGCCAGTCAATTGAAAAGGTATTTAGATAAGCTGGGGATTTGGGATAGACGTTTTAACTGGCGAGTGATTCCAAGTAAAGATTTAGTGTATGTGGCAGGTCCGCCACGCTATGTTGAGCTTGTCAGTGAAACAGTGGCAGCGCTGGAGAAAAAAATAGTTAACCAGCAACAAGATCAAATGGTGGTAGAAGTATTCCCATTAAAGTATGCCTGGGCAGTTGATCGGGAATATAGTTTTCGTGGTAAGCAAGTGGTAATGCCGGGTATTGCAACCATATTAAATCAAATGATCAGGGGAAATCAGCCACCCAAATCAAATACTACAAATGATGCTTATGGCTTAACCAAACTAAAGGGACAGGGACTAGTTAAGTCTGCTCCTCATCAGTCGTCTACCTCCCCAACTAATCCAACAGCAGATACCAGCGGGTTACCTGCAGCAATGCAAGGCCCAACCATTGAAGCTGATCCAAGACAGAATGCTGTATTGATTAGAGATGTCAGAGCACAAATGCCAATCTACCAAGATTTAATCCGCAAGCTGGATCAGCCACAAGGACAAGTTGAAATAGGACTATCAATTATTGACATCAGTCGTAGTGATATCGATGAGCTGGGAATTAACTGGTATGCTCAAAAAAGATCCGGAGATGGTATTTTTGAAGTAGTAACTCAACCTCGAACAAGTCAACCAGTTAGTACGTTACTTACCCAAGGCTCAGATTTCTTTCTTGCTAAAATCCGTTTGCTAGCAGAAGATGGAAAGGCGCAAGTTTTATCGCAACCAACAGTTCTCACGCTAAACAATGTAGAAGCAGTGTTTGATCAAAGCACAACATTTTATGTACGTCTTGCAGGGCAGGAAGAAGTAGATCTGGTGCCAGTAACAGTAGGAACAGTATTAAAAGTTACGCCACGCATCGTGTCAGAACGCGGTGCTAACAGAGTCCATATGGATATCAATATTGAAGATGGTAACCAAACAGATGATCAGGTCGACAGTATCCCAACGACTCAGAAAGCAACTATTAGTACCCAGGCAGTGGTGGGAGAACAGCAAAGTTTATTAATTGGCGGGTTATATAGAGATAGTGAAGAGCAAACTGAAAATAAAGTACCAGTATTAGGTGATATTCCCTTCATAGGGGCTTTATTTCGCTCTACTGAAAAAACTAAGCGAAAAATAGTCAGGCTTTTTTTGATACAACCTAGAATAGTAGCTGACCCATTAAAAGTCGCTAATGAGTTAACCCAAAATGCTATGGCATTGTCTCAACTACCATCAATTAATCAGCGTTTATCCGCTAACCGGGCAGTGCCAGATGCAGGGTTTTGTCATTCAAAAAAATCGGCTCAAGCAATTTTGAACGCTTTAAAGCGACAGCAGATAAAAGTACATACAGAAGTTTGCTATTTAACGAATGGGCAGTCTGGTTTTTACATTAAACCTGTACAACAGGGCACCTTGTGA
- a CDS encoding tetratricopeptide repeat protein — MVNNHLPQLLVELGFIAVGQGMNSEAQCIFAAMQQQHPQQLAPILGQALLKLNQNEPEAALVTLKNFSTVKEQDMLQAYQALCLMKLGHNNEAEQLLKILINSPEPAVVPFAQALLKEITDD, encoded by the coding sequence ATGGTAAATAATCATTTGCCACAATTGTTAGTTGAGCTTGGCTTTATTGCTGTTGGTCAGGGAATGAATAGCGAGGCACAATGTATTTTCGCTGCAATGCAGCAGCAACATCCGCAACAGTTGGCGCCTATATTGGGGCAAGCTTTATTGAAGCTAAACCAAAATGAGCCTGAAGCAGCATTAGTAACCTTAAAAAACTTCTCTACTGTAAAAGAACAGGATATGTTGCAGGCATATCAAGCACTTTGCTTAATGAAGCTAGGCCATAACAATGAAGCAGAACAGTTGTTAAAAATACTCATCAATAGCCCTGAGCCGGCAGTTGTTCCCTTTGCTCAAGCCTTGCTTAAGGAGATCACTGATGACTGA
- a CDS encoding helix-turn-helix transcriptional regulator: MQASSSVSSALSWEQSLLVSNVVTDELRYRTKFYEKDVLILVISGQFELEIANKQHIVNAGQGIYLRSGSYLVSNHLAEDNGRFQSIEISICSWSLQHFISKHGKAVAEQYSASVPSNSSVIIFDAGGLIEQSITSICSLFKYDHPENLRLLKIEELLLLLLYSPQGGEFAAILRQSTSKNAIRLRQFMETHFMQLWSLEQYAKEFGASLTTFKEMFDSEFGMSPRAWINEKRLQYAHELLLTSNVGIVDVAFEAGFSSQSYFTQAYRRRFGITPSQARKMQ, translated from the coding sequence ATGCAAGCGAGCTCTTCAGTATCTAGTGCATTATCTTGGGAACAAAGCCTATTAGTGAGTAATGTGGTAACCGATGAGCTTCGGTATCGTACCAAATTTTATGAAAAAGATGTGTTAATACTTGTAATTTCTGGTCAATTTGAGTTAGAAATTGCTAATAAACAACATATTGTAAATGCGGGGCAAGGGATTTACTTACGTTCAGGCAGCTACTTGGTATCTAATCATTTAGCTGAAGATAATGGCCGCTTTCAGAGCATAGAAATTTCTATTTGCTCGTGGTCATTGCAGCATTTTATCAGCAAGCATGGAAAAGCGGTTGCAGAGCAATATTCAGCGTCTGTACCGAGTAATAGCTCAGTGATTATTTTTGATGCGGGTGGGCTTATCGAACAAAGTATTACCTCTATTTGTAGTCTGTTTAAATATGATCACCCTGAAAATCTACGCTTATTAAAAATAGAAGAGCTATTGTTACTCTTATTATATAGCCCGCAAGGCGGTGAGTTTGCAGCTATTTTGCGCCAATCAACTAGCAAGAATGCTATTCGGTTGCGTCAGTTTATGGAAACTCACTTTATGCAGCTTTGGTCGCTTGAGCAATACGCTAAAGAGTTTGGTGCAAGTTTAACCACTTTTAAAGAAATGTTTGACTCTGAATTTGGTATGTCACCTCGTGCCTGGATAAATGAAAAACGCTTGCAATATGCTCATGAATTGCTGCTAACCAGTAATGTAGGTATTGTTGATGTGGCTTTTGAGGCTGGGTTTTCCAGTCAGTCTTATTTCACTCAAGCGTATCGACGTCGCTTTGGTATTACACCGAGTCAAGCGCGTAAAATGCAATAA
- a CDS encoding EscE/YscE/SsaE family type III secretion system needle protein co-chaperone, with product MQTELLLTDLEVQLTGPHGEDLAHQLLAKLGEEQQQVKAKIAMGLDPQAFHYQQHYLEALQAAEKVIAKVRNASQPDLNEVINGF from the coding sequence ATGCAAACTGAACTACTTTTAACTGATTTAGAGGTGCAGTTAACCGGTCCGCATGGTGAGGATTTGGCCCATCAGCTACTGGCCAAACTGGGTGAAGAACAGCAACAGGTAAAAGCAAAAATAGCCATGGGGCTAGATCCGCAAGCCTTTCATTATCAGCAACACTATTTAGAGGCTTTGCAAGCAGCTGAAAAAGTGATAGCTAAAGTGCGTAATGCAAGTCAGCCAGACTTAAACGAGGTGATAAATGGCTTTTAA
- the sctI gene encoding type III secretion system inner rod subunit SctI — MTEAVFHSITVAIDSPLTDGGAARGDDIQQFDAMMTEENGITDQAVELVENVKASIEKSDQKLSSSMEVAQDDPLSMQAIMAMQVELAKKHLQEELITKIASKSTQHVDTFLKAQ; from the coding sequence ATGACTGAAGCTGTGTTCCATAGTATAACGGTGGCAATTGATAGCCCTTTAACTGACGGCGGGGCTGCCAGAGGTGATGATATTCAGCAGTTTGACGCTATGATGACAGAAGAAAATGGTATTACTGATCAAGCGGTTGAACTAGTGGAAAATGTAAAAGCATCGATTGAAAAGTCTGATCAAAAGCTGTCTAGCTCTATGGAGGTAGCTCAAGATGATCCACTATCAATGCAAGCAATTATGGCTATGCAGGTTGAGCTTGCAAAAAAACATTTGCAGGAAGAGCTAATTACCAAAATAGCCAGTAAGTCAACACAACATGTCGACACTTTTTTGAAAGCACAATAG
- the sctD gene encoding type III secretion system inner membrane ring subunit SctD produces MKPQWKIKVLSGTHQGAEIQLVEGEFLLGSDINTADLVFQDNGVPALLGRLIVTVEDLRFQRGEEPFELLVDGQPETELLISLVSQQQLQAGELLIAVARFDEPWALIEKAVKDNESITADEPLADSVPSRTNQKPTNRQINNSAKKQPKKKLTQKSKFHYSRGLALLSSVAGTILLVWFISFAWPQKVDSGVQPTKQLSPLEKAQQVVKQLTLENVKITWQASRQRLLLTGYVPDTESKLQLKNELESASLFNRINLYVEADIIRSVQFILDNNGLGHINVTSGKTAGEVRLMGLLDNGKRWAKVEKMLKHDVPGLKGYQVDFDSSRQHIAALTQVLEENHLLGQLQIVSVGNYIEIRGEINQKLENKLNQLIEHFETNIGQSGLIKTRNMPLFADDPLHLPVKSISIGSVPYIVLKNNQKYMVGARLPNGYRLAKIDNDFIKLRNQDQVVKITIKPENYAN; encoded by the coding sequence ATGAAGCCGCAGTGGAAAATAAAAGTACTATCTGGCACTCATCAAGGTGCTGAAATTCAGCTTGTTGAAGGGGAGTTTCTGCTTGGCTCGGACATTAATACGGCAGATCTTGTCTTCCAGGATAATGGCGTGCCTGCTTTGCTGGGGCGGCTGATTGTTACTGTAGAAGACCTTAGATTTCAGCGTGGAGAAGAGCCTTTTGAGTTACTTGTTGATGGGCAGCCAGAAACAGAATTACTCATCAGTTTGGTATCTCAACAGCAGTTACAAGCAGGTGAATTGCTTATTGCGGTTGCTCGGTTCGATGAGCCTTGGGCATTAATTGAAAAAGCAGTAAAGGATAATGAATCGATCACAGCTGATGAACCTCTTGCTGACTCTGTGCCATCTCGTACCAATCAAAAGCCAACAAATAGGCAGATAAATAATTCAGCTAAAAAACAACCAAAAAAAAAGTTGACTCAGAAAAGTAAGTTTCATTACTCTCGTGGATTAGCTTTATTGTCTAGTGTTGCTGGCACTATTTTGCTGGTTTGGTTTATTAGCTTTGCCTGGCCACAAAAAGTCGACTCAGGTGTGCAGCCAACTAAGCAATTGTCGCCTTTAGAAAAAGCCCAACAAGTAGTGAAACAATTAACTCTTGAGAATGTCAAGATCACTTGGCAAGCTTCCCGTCAGCGGCTGTTGTTAACAGGCTATGTACCTGATACAGAAAGCAAGTTGCAGCTAAAAAATGAGCTGGAGTCGGCTTCTTTATTTAATAGAATTAACCTTTATGTCGAAGCTGATATTATTCGCTCAGTGCAATTTATTCTTGATAATAATGGTTTGGGACATATTAACGTTACTTCAGGCAAAACGGCTGGTGAAGTTAGATTAATGGGGCTGTTAGATAATGGGAAACGTTGGGCCAAAGTGGAAAAAATGCTTAAACATGATGTGCCTGGCTTAAAAGGCTACCAGGTTGATTTTGATTCTAGCCGCCAACATATCGCAGCATTAACTCAGGTATTAGAAGAAAACCATTTATTGGGTCAGTTACAAATTGTTTCAGTAGGCAACTATATCGAAATTCGTGGAGAAATTAACCAGAAGTTGGAAAATAAACTTAACCAGCTGATTGAGCATTTTGAAACAAACATTGGCCAGTCAGGACTGATTAAAACGCGTAATATGCCGCTTTTTGCTGATGATCCACTGCATCTCCCCGTAAAAAGTATTAGTATTGGCAGTGTTCCTTACATTGTATTAAAAAATAACCAGAAATATATGGTGGGTGCCAGGCTACCGAATGGTTATCGGCTAGCGAAAATTGATAATGACTTTATTAAACTGCGTAACCAAGACCAAGTAGTAAAAATTACTATCAAGCCAGAAAATTATGCAAACTGA
- the sctJ gene encoding type III secretion system inner membrane ring lipoprotein SctJ, which produces MFITLKRLSFILFLSVILTGCKIELYSGLAETEANDMLSILLAEGIAAEKQPGKEQTVAIKVPESQVAESISLLKAKGYPKEKFASIKEIFPQEGLISSPTEEKARLVYALSQGLAETLTQIDGVVTARVHVVLPKAKQRKTESVTPSSVAVFIKHHADVDLSSYIPQIKLLVNNSIEGLDYDKISVVLFPTAQQETSSIKAKMTSALGVSLAKNSQGVFWGWLSGLLLLLLLSNVGWWLKLKKGNNNQQAKAS; this is translated from the coding sequence GTGTTTATAACGCTAAAAAGACTGAGTTTTATCTTGTTCTTATCCGTTATTCTAACGGGTTGTAAAATTGAGCTTTATTCCGGTTTAGCGGAAACTGAAGCAAACGACATGTTGAGTATTTTATTGGCAGAGGGGATTGCTGCAGAAAAACAACCTGGTAAAGAGCAAACGGTGGCTATCAAGGTTCCAGAAAGCCAGGTGGCTGAGTCAATTAGTTTGCTGAAAGCTAAAGGCTATCCTAAAGAAAAATTTGCCTCTATCAAAGAAATTTTCCCCCAAGAAGGGCTCATTTCATCGCCTACTGAAGAAAAAGCCAGACTGGTTTATGCACTGTCTCAAGGCTTAGCAGAAACACTTACGCAGATTGATGGTGTAGTGACTGCCAGAGTGCATGTCGTGCTTCCTAAAGCGAAACAACGTAAAACTGAGTCTGTTACACCTTCTTCTGTTGCAGTATTTATTAAGCATCACGCTGATGTTGATTTATCATCTTATATTCCACAAATTAAGTTGCTAGTCAATAACAGTATTGAAGGGCTTGATTACGATAAGATCAGTGTTGTGTTATTCCCTACAGCCCAACAAGAAACATCATCAATAAAAGCAAAAATGACCTCAGCTTTAGGCGTTAGTCTCGCAAAGAATTCTCAAGGGGTATTTTGGGGATGGCTGAGTGGTTTATTACTATTATTATTGCTTAGTAATGTAGGCTGGTGGTTAAAGCTAAAAAAGGGTAATAATAACCAGCAGGCCAAAGCCAGCTAG
- a CDS encoding EscF/YscF/HrpA family type III secretion system needle major subunit, whose amino-acid sequence MAFNIEEVNNVIGGQTAKVESELKAFQRSMDPNSQQDLLKFQYMMNRWNLVTNLQSNTIKTMKETLQSTIRNMV is encoded by the coding sequence ATGGCTTTTAATATTGAAGAAGTAAACAATGTAATAGGTGGTCAAACAGCAAAAGTTGAAAGTGAGTTGAAAGCTTTTCAGAGATCAATGGATCCTAATAGTCAGCAAGACTTACTTAAGTTTCAGTATATGATGAATCGTTGGAACCTTGTGACTAACTTACAAAGTAACACGATTAAAACAATGAAAGAGACGTTGCAAAGCACTATTCGCAATATGGTATAG